The sequence below is a genomic window from Bacteroidales bacterium.
CAAAGTATCCGATTTCTTATCCATCGCCAAATTAAAAATCAAAAAGGAAGGTGGAATAAGTATCAATCTTGATGACATTTAATTATCTGTATTTAACCACACGATCTAAAGAATATTCTCATGCGAAAAATATATATCCTTATTATTTTAAGTGTCTTTGTTTGCAATATTTCCGCACAAACAAGAACCATTACAGGTATTGTACAGAAAAAAGAAAAAGCAATTCCGGGAGCTACTGTGATCGAAACCGGTACCAACAACACGGTGATCACAGATGCAGACGGTCGTTTTTCCATAACGGTATCCGATCAGGCCAACAGTCTGACTGTTTCGAACGCCAACTATGTTTCAGAACAAATCATGCTCGATACCTCAGATGATTACAATATCCGGCTTTCTCCGTTGGGTTTCATCAGAAATAAGGCTACCCTGCCCAACAGGTTTGCCATGAATCCGGCTTTGAGACCCATACAGGGTTATATCGGCGTTCCTTTTCTGAATAATATCAGGATAGATGCCAGGACAAACACCTTTAACCTGGATCACCTGACATTCCGGAAAAATAATGAATTGGTCACATTCATGCATCCTGATGTAGGGATCAATGAGTTCCTGAACGACATAAAAAAGAACAATTATCTTTCTGCAGATTTTGATTATTCCCTGTTTACCTTCGGATTTTACACCGGAAAAAGTTTCTGGAGTTTTGATGCCGGAGTAAAAGCACATGCAGATGGAAACGTTCCAAAATCCCTTTTCAGGTTTGCCAAGGTCGGGCTTGATTCCGATGAGGCTGTAAGGTATAATTTTAAAGAAACACAGGTCACAGGTAACGCATATGGGGAAGTAGCGTTCGGTTATTCACGTTCGTTCCTGGAAGACAATCTTATTGTCGGATTGCGGACTAAATTCCTGGTTGGTTTTGCTGATTTCGATTTTAAGATCCAGGATCTATCTTTAGATGCCGAACTGGATCAATGGATCGTTAGTTCGCGTGCCACATTAAAAGCATCAGCCCCGGGTATCAAAGCAAAATATGACAGTGACGGCAAATTTGACGGAATCGAATTCGATGATTTCGATGACATGACGCTTAAACCCGGTTACGGACTCGGATTTGACATAGGCGCCTCTTATGCGCTTGCAGGATTAGCCCTTCCTGAAGGCATTTGGGGAGATATCCTGAGCCGGTTCACCTTTTCAGGTGCATTGACGGATATCGGATTTATCAGATGGCCAAGTGTCAACACCTTAGAACTGGAATCCGTCCTGGACAGGCAGGTAGTTACCGGTGACATTGAAATAGATTACAACAACAGCGATGTACTGGAAGATCAACTGAACGATATAAAAGACAATCTGGAAGATATACTGGACCTTAAAGAAACCGGAAGGAACCGGAAATACACCTCTTCCCTCAGGATGAAAATGAATCTGGAACTGGAATATGAATTTTTCAAGGATATGCTGTATGCAGGTTTACTGTCCACAACCTACTTCAATTCATCACACACGGTCACAGAACTGACCCTTACCGG
It includes:
- a CDS encoding DUF5723 family protein, which produces MRKIYILIILSVFVCNISAQTRTITGIVQKKEKAIPGATVIETGTNNTVITDADGRFSITVSDQANSLTVSNANYVSEQIMLDTSDDYNIRLSPLGFIRNKATLPNRFAMNPALRPIQGYIGVPFLNNIRIDARTNTFNLDHLTFRKNNELVTFMHPDVGINEFLNDIKKNNYLSADFDYSLFTFGFYTGKSFWSFDAGVKAHADGNVPKSLFRFAKVGLDSDEAVRYNFKETQVTGNAYGEVAFGYSRSFLEDNLIVGLRTKFLVGFADFDFKIQDLSLDAELDQWIVSSRATLKASAPGIKAKYDSDGKFDGIEFDDFDDMTLKPGYGLGFDIGASYALAGLALPEGIWGDILSRFTFSGALTDIGFIRWPSVNTLELESVLDRQVVTGDIEIDYNNSDVLEDQLNDIKDNLEDILDLKETGRNRKYTSSLRMKMNLELEYEFFKDMLYAGLLSTTYFNSSHTVTELTLTGTYRPARWFAVALSYSFIHSKFNTFGAAIHLAPKSGISFFLSSDYIVYHVSPQYIPVTTKGINLNFGLNIPIGKRRIPEVMNQ